The DNA sequence AGAGCCCCTGAGACAGGCCAGTGAGGAGGCCCCACCGCctcctgaggcagggagttccacaggcccagGGGAGGAGAGTCCTGAGACAGGCAGGTGAGGAGGCTTCTCTGTGCAGAGGGTATGGGCCAGGCCTGTAGCcaagattctagaggtgggggcgactattttttcaaggggggcaatgatgtcaggtatctatactggtgggcaaaatgaaaggataagtctggagaaacatcaaagacccaaaACTcctccaaatttcatgaagagaaaatattttgggttttttttgaaaGCTGCATTCATCTGTCAAGCCAGGTAACAATAATGTGCATAGAAAtgtctgtggacatttgctgggctcccacctggacttggaggccaggtctacctgcttgagCTTATggactcctgattgagcttatagcctacataagaagaaccttgctgaatcaggcccatctagcccagcttcctgtatctcacagtggcccaccaaatgcttcagggagcacaaaagacagcaagacacaacctgcatcctggcgtcctctcctgcatctggcattgaggtagcttccttctaaaatcaggagcttgcacagacctatcatgacttgtaacctgtgatggagtttcctccagaaatttgtccaatcccttcttaaaggcatctaagccagttgccatcaccacttactgtggcaaggagttccacagactaattacatgctgggcaaagaaatattttcttttgtctgtcctaactctcccaacactcaattttagtggctgttcctgcttctggagttatgtgagaggcatctctctagccatcccttgcatacACATATGGGGTCTGTGCCCACAGACGGCACCTGCTCCAGCCTTTGGGGGGGGCTCCTGAAGTGCAGGGCACGCGTGGTGCGCACTGCTGGACCAGCACAGAGATCAACAGGCCGTGTTCGGTTCACGCACCCGgatgagggggagaggcagagaaggtGCTGCCTCattggcatagccagaggggtgcaGAGCACCAGGTTTCAGGGAgccccaccccctcacctccccttcggagccatcccAGGCCACcagagcagaacagaggcagaggcagggaggctggagccaCCCAGAGCTGGCTGCAGAGCTTGTAGGGCCTTTGGCCTCCTGGTAGCGGATCTGCGCCTCTGAGCCCCGGACCCTCTGCTCTGGCCTCCACCAGCACTCTATGGCACTCCTGGTCTGGTCTTGGCATCTGATCTCTGCTGTGACTTCACTGTTAATCATCCTTGGGGAACGTTGTGAGTTTTCCCACACTTGGACTTGCTTTGTGTATTTCTGGTATTCTCTGCTTTGTCTTGCCGTTACTCTTTTAAGGTAACTCTCTGTCTCTTCATTAGGTGTTGCAGTTTCAGTACTGAAAGGAAGAATCAGCAGCAGACCTGGTAGAACAGGATCCCTGTGGGTGCTCAGAATCCCTTGACTGGGTAAACTGCCTCCCTGCAGCACCTCCCTCCTTCAAGGGGAAAGGTTTCCTCCCTTTGGTCAAAAACCCCATGTgaggaagccttgctgaggaagctcctcccaccactgcccaccctccagagccccAGAGTGAACTGCAAGTTCTTTTTTCTGTAGCTGCTGTAAAGGACGGATGGGCTAAGCTAAGCTGGGAGCATCCCTTCTGCCTGCAAATGGCTGTGGAGCAAGGGGGAGAACTCCTAGCTCTGGGTCTCCACCGCCAGCCTGCACTAGAGGAACATGTGATGCCAGGACTGAAAATGGAGCAAGAGGAGCCAGAAAGTCTCCAGCCAGAGATGAGGCTGGCAGAACCAGAGGACCTCTCGCCTGCAGCCCGGATGGGGGCTCTCCTGCAGCATCTGAACTGGGCAGAGCCACCTCACGTTAAACAGGAACTAGAAGAGGGATTGTCATTGCAGCAGTGGGAAGCACAATGGCGGGAGTTCCTTGAAACAGTGCAGACCCCCCCAGGGACCGTGCCATGGGGTGAGACAAACGTGCTCTGACCAGCTGAAGCTGAATGCAGAGTGGCGTCTGGATGCCTCCACGCCCTGCTCTCAACCAGCTCCAGCTCATCACTGTCTTTAAAATATCATGCCCCTTTGGTATTCAGGGGAGGTCTGAGTAGGGGGAATTATCACTGCTCAAGCTCTGGAATCTGCCTCAGTTGAGGCTGCCCAGCAGTAAGACAGAAACGGTAGAGTACAATAACTATATTAAAGTGGGTTAAATAACACAAACTGTTCTGGAAGAAAAGCCACTGCGCCCGAATTCTTTTTAAATCAAGGGCACAATATTGCCCGCTTGCCACCCAACACCCGCTTCCTGCAGCAGACGGGACAGTGTCTTGCTCTCAGTGTAATCGGACAGAAGCAGGGCATAAAGGCAGTAGCCCCCCTGTCCTTTGCACTCCACCCTACCTCCAGATTCATGTATcttttataccaggggtgcccaaaccctgaccctggggccacttgtggccctcaaggcctctctatgcggacctcaaggagcccccagtctccaatgagcctctggccctctggagatttgttggagcccacactggcctgacgcaactgctgtcagcatgagggcaactgtttggcctctcaagtgagctgtgggatgagggctccctccaccgcttgctgtttcacatctgtgatgcagttgcagcagcaaaggaaaggccagccttgctttgtgcaaggccttttataggccttgagctattgtaacaccttcattcattcatataagttcatctttaatatattcatttatgaaaatttattcaaatttgaaatgtaaattaattcggcccctgacaaggtgtcaaagagatgatgtggcactcctgccaaaaactttggacacccctgttttatacTACTACACACTGATAGACCTgccctctctgccttcctttcATCCAATTGTAAGGTTACCTGAGGTCATGGGACTTGCCATATGCATCTGAGGAGCACCTTCAGGGCAGTAAGGATGTGCTGTGAAAGGAAGGACTTCCTGCTGGACTTCCTGCTGTCTCCTCGAATTCTGTCAATCAGAACTGGGGCCTGGAAGAAAAACATTTAGTTCTTAACTGATTTGGAGGAATAAAGTCTCCCTTCTGTCTCTTGCAGGCAGTGGAGAGGCCTCAGCATCGTGTTCTGTGTCGCCTGCTCCGTGGGCTGGAGAAGGAGGGGCTGCTGCGAAGTCTGCTCAGGTAGGGGGCAGGTGACCAGGGTAGTCTGCAGGGAGTGGTGACGGTAGGGGCCACctcctttgcttcttcctttcctgctgcttctgGTGCTGCAAGATGTGGGGGTGCCCATTTTGCAGAATATTCTACAGAAATGCCATCAGGAGTGCCCTTATGTGCAAGTGGCAGCTGCCCCTTTTGACTACCATCatctgatcataagaacataacagcccgctggatcaggccataggcccatctagtccagcttcctgtatctcacagtggcccaccaaatgccccagggagcacacctgataacaagagacctgcatcctggtgccctcccttgcattaggcattctgacacagcccatttctaaaatcaggaggttgcacatacacatcatggcttgtaacctgtaatggatttttcctccagaaacctgtccaatccccttttaaaggcatccaggccagatgccagcaccacatcctgtggcaaggagttccacagaccaaccacacgctgagtaaagaaatattttcttttatctgtgctaactctcccaacactcaatttttgtggatcaCATTGGCAGCAGTCAGGAGGGGCAGGGCTCTTTCTCTTCTCTGCTTGCAGGAATGGAGGTTGCTCACAGCGCCTGTCTCAGAAGCAACTCTAAATACCCTGCAGTTCACCAGGGTAGTTTGCAGAGAGAGGCAGGAATGAAGGTTCATTGTGAATCAAAGACATACCTGTGGGAAGCATCATGAACTGACTTGGGCCTGTATAGTTTAAGTAGAGCTTATTTCCACACAGCACTGTGCCCAAGAACTGGAGATGTCTAGAGCCATCAGTGTGCATGTGCTGTCATCCCAGAAGCTGCCCACATGTACAAGAACCTGAGTTTCTCCTGCTCTTTTTAGAGCCTTCCTGCCATCTTGCCCTGGACCACTGCTCAGGCAGGATGCTGTCTGTGGCTCTGCTGGTGCTCTAGGTAGACAAGCAGAGGTTGAGCTCCAGGTGCTATGAAGTCTTAGGACAGGTGAGGAAGTGTTGCATTTGCAAGGATAAGTCACTACCTTGATGGGGCCTTCAGAACAACTGTCTGCTGGGGTGTTCTAGCTCTGGCTCCTACACTGAGCTGGAGAGTGGAGTGGATGACATAGCAGGACCCTCCAGATCCCAGATTCTGTGAAAACTACACCGACCACAAGGACTGAGGTATCAAAGAGTTGGCTGCCTGTGCAGTGTGCAGGAGGAGTCTCCAAGATCTGGCAGGAGGCTCTGTGACTTGAGGAAGGACTGCATGGGGTCTTCTGGTGCGATGCTTTTTGTTCTTTGTTATTCTAAAGAACAAAACTTAAAAACTCAACTGCCTATTtgactgcattttaaaatgtaaaaggtTGAACTTTGCAGGAAAATATCAGGTTTCCCCTCCTGGAGTCTCTGAAATGTGTCTTGGGTAGGGATAATCTGTGCCTTTCTTCATTCAGGCTCCggtgtcctttgaggaggtggctgtgtctttctccaaggaggagtgggctctgctggagccAAAACAGAAGGCCCTGTATGCAGAAGTGATGCTGGAGAACCTGGAGAACGTGGCTTTTCTGGGTAAGTCAGGACCCCTTTGCTTAAtctccctagatcaggggtctccaaactgtggtcTGGGGGCACATCTGGCCCCCACAAGATTTTGTGGAgcctgcagcaacttaaaatatttttaattgctgaTAGTTTTGCTAGCTTTTGATATTTTTccacattatatatcatttctcagtttcagCACAGTCTTGCTTCTTAGTAACGGTCACCTTTCTCTTTGTTCTGAATCGTATTGTGCTGATTTCAAAAAAGGTGCAGGTACAACTTAtcaattcatttaaatttcatccattcatttataaaactgattttttaatttttaaaatatacagtgtgCCTCTctaactgaaaagtttggacaccactgccctagatgctGAAAGGTATGGATTGTTGTTAGTGTTTATCACCAGTGATTCTGCAGAGAAATGGGGAGCAAGAGCCAGGATGGGACATTTCCAAAGTGACAAAGGTCTTTCAGGGAGGGGGCTGTGGCTCCCTGGCAGAGaagctgcttggcatgcagaagatcctgagTTCAGCCTTGCTGCATTTCCAGGTGGGGATCTAAAAAACTCCCCAAAAACCCtggggagccattctgggctgatAGAGGCAAATTCCTGCcatggctccagtggggaggggcctAGCTACCCTACTTTCTGCATTTTTTATACATTGTGAGctgttttgggacagggatccatttAGAAATCCTATTTTGTCTGTAGTCTGCTTGTGAGAACTCTTTTGTTGAAAGAGGTACGTAaaaaactcctattcagttgtctGAGTGTCATCAAGGTGGCCACTGGTCTTCTGCTGATTGAcctctgcttccccctccttcctgctttttgaaaaaaaataggcaaaaaagcCAGTGGCTTCTCAGAGCGGAACGCAGCCACTCCGATCACACCATAGCTGGCTCTGGCCTTTACAGTGTGGGCTGCCACAGAGTTCTgttttgtcccccatgcttttttgCATCTACGTAAAGGCGCTGGGGGAAGTCATCCAGCTCTCTCTGTCCTTGCCATCCCATTCCAGGGAGGCTTTGCaggtcctggagcactgcctggaggcggttggggtctgtATAGGCGCTGGAATGGGATGGCAAGGACAGTGCAATCAGATATTAAGCAGGATGGGAGATGAAATGGATCCACTCCTGATCTCTCCACTTCAGTTGAGCTCAGTGCCTTCTCCATGCCATTTAAAAAAGAACGAAACCGTTCAGAGAAAAGCTCCTCTGTACAAAACAGGTGATCCAGGGTTTCTCAGATGCTACTACAGCATTGAAGCTGCTGAAAGAATCTAGAGGGAGACCCCTATCCTGTGTCCCTGTAAAGCAAGGATCTCCAACCTTTccagtaggagggccacattgtatattttacatattttccTGGGCTGAAAACATCAGCGATGCACAGCACATTCTCTGGCTGATCTAATGAGGAAACCTAGTTTTTTAATCATTTGTTTACACAGGTCCAAAAGTGGTGCTGTCCTCACTGTGAACATTTTACAGCATAGATGAAAAGTCAACATGTGGAAACGCAGTTTGTTTTATTGACAGGGATGAGGTTACCATTGAATAATTATGCTATGTGGGTCTTACAGCATATGGCCCAGGTGATTGAAAGTGAGGGTTAGCCAGGCTGGCACACTCTGGCCATGTAGAGAGAAGTGcggcagacagaactgcacatgttGACTGTCCAACTGTAGTTGGGGAAAAATTATTTAAGTTGCTGTGGCCCAGATAAAGTCTTGTGACAGGCCAGATTTGGACCCTGGACTGGAGATTGGAACCCCTGCTCAAAATGCTAACTGAGACTTGGTCACTGAGAAGGGCAGTAATCCTGTGCATTCGTTCTTGGTAGTCATTTCCACTGACTCcattgggtttacttctgagtaaactttacTTTACTTCTGGGTTTACTTTACTTCATATGCCAAACAGCATCCATTGGAGTTTCCATTTCTCTGTTGCTAATCAAGATATtctctctctgttccaggaaGGAGCAGGCAAGACCATGAGGATCAGAGGGAACCATGTGGGGTGTCACCGGAAACAGCCTTGCGTGACGTAGAGGAAGTGACTTTTAGACAccggaggcaggagggaagaccAGCACCTGTCAGTGAGAAAGCTGTGCATCAAGACATCTCAATGAAGCAGGAGGGAAAACagacagagaaacagagaaaaatatCTGGTGCTCATCAGGGTGGGGATTTGCTTGTCTTTCCAGATGATCCAGAAAAAGAAActagaaagagaaaggaaaaagtcccTCCAAGTGCAAAAACCTACAATAGTAAATCAAAACCTGGAAAACGAAGAGGAGAGAAATCtcataaatgcttggaatgtggaaagagctttagtcagAATGGAAggctgactgtgcatcaaagaacccacactggggagaaaccatatacatgcttggagtgtggaaagagcttcagtatgaGTTCAAGCttgactgcacatcaaagaacccacacaggagagaaaccatataaatgttcggagtgtggaaagaccttcagtaagaggggaagcctcactgtgcatcaaagaatccacactggggagaaaccttataaatgcttggactgTGGAAACAGCTTCAGTGAGAGGGCAAAActtgctgtgcatcaaagaatccacactggagagaaaccttataaatgcttggaatgtggaaagagtttcaacCAGAGAGCAAACCTTGCTgtccatcaaagaatccacactggggagaaaccatataaatgcttggagtgtggaaagagcttcagtcagagtgcaAACCTTGCTGTGCATAAAAGAATccacattggggaaaaaacttataaatgcttggagtgtggaaatgGCTTCATTCGCAGTGCAAgtctgactttgcatcaaagaacacacactggggagaaaccatataaatgcttggagtgtggaaaaagcttcaggcaGAGTTCAGACCTGACTGTTCATCGCAGAacgcacactggagagaaaccatatacatgctggATGTGTGCAAAGAGTTTCAGTAAGAGTTCAAGCCTGACtttccatcaaagaacccacactggggacaaaccatataaatgcttggagtgtggaaagaacttctgTAAGAGATCAAACCTGACtttccatcaaagaacccacactggggagacaccatataaatgcttgcaaTGTGGAAATAGCTTCAGTAACAGGGCAAAGTTTGtagtgcatcaaagaatccacactggggagaaaccctataaatgctttgAGTGTAGAGAGAGCTTCAGTGAGAGGGCAAcactcactgtgcatcaaagaacccacactggggagaaaccctataaatgcttggtgtgtggaaagagcttctgtaaGAGGTCAAGCCTGACtttccatcaaagaacccacactggggagacaccatataaatgcttggagtgtggaaagagcttcactcagagggCAAACcttgctgtgcatcaaagaatccacactggggagaaaccatataaatgcttggagtgtggaaagagcttcactcagagggCAAACcttgctgtgcatcaaagaatccacactggggagaaaccatataaatgcttggagtgtgaaaagagcttctgTAAGAGGTCAAGCCTGACTGTCCATCAAAgcatccacactggggagaaaccatataaatgcttggagtgtggaaagagcttcagacagAGATcagacctgactgtgcatcaaagaatccacactggtgaaaaaccatataaatgcttagagtgtggaaagagcttcagacagAGATcagacctgactgtgcatcaaagaatccacactggcgaaaaaccatataaatgcttagagtgtggaaagagcttcagacagAGATcagacctgactgtgcatcaaataatccacactggggagaaatcATATAAACACTTGGCATacagaaagagcttcagtcagcatGCAAGCCTGACTATGTGTGAAatcatataaatgcttggagtgtggaagatGTTCATTCAGAGCATAGTGtaggtagagagatgctctttaccctctcacaaaacaccagaaccaggggacatgcactaaaattgagtgtagggagagttaggacaggcaaaagaaatatttttttactcaaaaTGTAGTCtattgaactccttgccacaggatgtgaagatggcatctggcctacatgcctttaagaggggattggacaaatttcttgaggaaaattccatcatgggttacaagccatgacatgtatgtgcaacctcctgattttagaaatgggctaggtcagaatgccagatgcaagggagagcaccaggatgcaggtctcttgtagtcttgtgtgctccctggggcatttggtggtacactgtgagatacaggaagctgaactagatgggcctatggcctgatccagcagggatgttcttatgtagagtGCAAGCCTGACGTTGCATCAAAGAACCCGcactggagagaaaccatataaatgcttggagtgtggtgTTTCTGTGGGTGCTcagacctgactgtgcatcaaagaacccacacatgGGAGAAACCATATTAATActcagaatgtggaaagagcttctgggATCAttcatcccttccttctcctgaaaTAATTCATACTGGATCTGAACCATTTTAAATTTTTGGAGTGTGGGTGGACGACTCCACCACAGGGCAAGGCACACAAAGTGTACACACAGGGTAGGTTCCTataggcccaggaatgcatccataacattgtgtcaaatctgggaggaaacgggcCTGTTACTGTGGCTCTTTTGCTTGTGGATCtgtttgccatgaaggagtgtatgggaGGTCAGGGACACAACTGttgggctactgctgctgcagaagtacattttggtgcacagaggacactttccattctgctgTGAGCAGAATGTTGAAAGGGTGTTGATTAGAGAGCTTCTCCTTATCAGTTTAGGGTAGTGGAATGAGGGTTCAAGGACAGAGCTTGCAACCCAGCAGAGAATACACAGACatggcagatgtccaccaccaattaagtctgtatttacaaatatttacagcagtagcagcaacacaGTTAAAGCAGCACAGCAAAGACACTTGCAGAGCAGCAAAGAGGACACAGCAAATAACACCCCAAACATGATTTTCCACGACCACCCACAAATGAGGGCTCTCAcagccttccttataaggaaCTGTGAGCCAATCAGGATGGGTATTGCATCATCCTCTTGCATCATCCTGTCTTTGGATGCATGATCTCATTCCTGTGATTGCAGCAGCCACATATACTTACATGACACTTACATTGCAGTGCATTGTGGACCCTTTGTCATGATGACTCAGCACTTTACATATAGACTTAAGGCCCTGCCTAATTCAGGCTTGCAAATTCTATATGCTCCAACCCTGACAAGGGGCCGAtaataaactttgtacctcctaataacattcttctcagaggccctggtcctaGGCTGGTCTTGCAGCAAGGGGAGTGATGCAATCCTGCAGCATGGTTGCCTCAGTGGGCCTCCAGAATCCTCCAGAATGGATGGGAACAGGGGTGAGACAGGCACATCACCTTTTCTCCTGATGAGTTTTGGCTGATTGGACCAAAAGATGGTCAGGAACTTAGGACAGCAGACTTGTTCATTATTCTTACTTATTTATGGTACGCTGTCTCAGTGCATGGCATGCATTCGCCCCCACCCTGCTTtgatcacaacaaccctgtaagatagcaaaagaagagtcctgctggagcaggacaaaggcccatctagtccagcttcctgtatctcacagtgcccaccagatgtctcagggagcattaaagacaacaagacacccaTATCCTGTGGcccctcccttgcgcctggcattcagagataggctacctctaaaaccaggagtttacACATACcgttcatggcttgtaacttgtgatgcacCTTCCttccttgtccaatcccctttaaaggcttCTGGGCCTTCAGGTgttaccaccacatcctgtggcaagaagttacaCAGATTAATTACAGCAGGATCAAGAGAAGCtgcatttccttttgcctgttctgacCCACCTTTCAGTTgtagtgaatgtctcctggttctggtactgTGCAGGATGGAAAAGAACTGCttgattttgcatgtctcaatcatgtccctccttaggcacctttttttctagactgaagatccccaaacactgtagcctttcctcgtagggAAGTTTCGCCAGCCCAGTTAATAATTTTGGGTGCTCTTCTCTACATCTTTtccctatagaccaggggtgcccaaaccccagctctggggccacttgcggtcctcaaggcctctcaatgcagccctcagggagcccccagtctccaatgagcctctctgcagattttttggagcctacactggcccaacgcaacttctctcagcgtgagggcgactgtttgacctctcccatgagctgtgggatgagagctcccttcactgcttgctctttcacatctgtgatgtagcagaggcagcaaaggaaaggccagccttgatttgtgcaaggccttttataggccttgagctattgcaagaccttcattcattcatataagttcatctttaatatattcatttatgtaaacttatgtcaatttattcaaattgtaaatgtaaattaactcttttctttcccggcccccaacacagcgtcagagagatgatgtggccctcctgccaaaaactttggacacccttgctatagactgtgaggcgtggctcgtTAGGGAGgggccaggaactcaaaggggatgtcctctcacagcgatacagtcacacccctgggcagaatatgagcccatcttctttgcttttttaagcagaagaaatGAGAGGTGCTCAACTGCTCCCTCCCAGAGTGACTGCCgacccgccctcttctccctccactccagagTGGAGTGCcttctgctgccttctgtgttcgatGCATGTTGTCtgcaaagctctttgactccaacccctaTCTGGCAAGtgccaagcatgctcattttgcagtccttgtccttgctgaccatcagaaagaaactctccttgatccttgtgtggttggttcctagttcccagcctgggatctcttctcatcaaagtgaaatctctcttttcaaccccctccctcttccactcccccctttcaatctccaaaccttcctgctttcctcccccttaaagttgtttccatgcagttggcaaaggggggaggggagagacaagcacacactttacttggccaagagaagaaaaggaaacagtttttaaagtgatatattaatcttgttgtttgactgaagagcagaggctgtatttttaaagtgatgaatcttgctttttgaagggaatactcagccattgatgaagtgattgccagcccaatcctatccacaatttcctgggagtaagccccattgactctaatgggacctacttctgagtagacacgcataggattgggctgtgcatctcctagtataggagccaaatcagcttcctaaccaaacccttatcagctctgatatattttcatggtctatttttgttttccccaccagttgctggaaaaatttaatttaatttaattaataaagggttcaatcctatccaaggagaatgggagaaatgactagttggattggggtccacagggtgtgtgtgtgtgtgtaatgttggtcagactggttgttcacaaagttaatttgataaaacaattctattggtgtgcttacaaagttaaaaaaatgaatcttcctggaccagacaaaatctacctactccaggatcctgtctccaacagtgatcagcagctgatcatttataaagcatgtatattgctgtgtattaataatatatttttaaggtctgcatttaattaatgatatgattagtataattaatattaatatagttaatatttctggccacttcctgtttaatgatgtcacttccaacccttagGAACATGATGGCCATGGCCAACAGCcaggggggtcaagggagcctctggctggaaaagtttgagtaccactgccctatatCTTTTTTagaatgtggcaaccagaactggatgcaacactccaggtgtggccttaccatcagtacCAAAgtactgaaattgcccatggcaagcaatgaaattgtgccattttccctagataggcaggctataaataaataaataaagagtacaatcctatctacacttatttaagagtaagctccattgactattgtctcagggcccaatcctatccaactttcctgctccagtgcagccacaatgcagccgcaaggtaagggaacaaatgctctcataccttgaggaggcctatgtgactgtccccccaccacaagatgcagtgcacacgccattgatatagctgcaccggccctggaaaattacataggattgggctctcacttgtgtggagacatgcctgggattgggctctaaaatgaATAACTATA is a window from the Tiliqua scincoides isolate rTilSci1 chromosome 2, rTilSci1.hap2, whole genome shotgun sequence genome containing:
- the LOC136640311 gene encoding zinc finger protein 585A-like isoform X5 translates to MLDIKEVMFRDWDGSVRQEGSPALGWRTQADHSQDCDPHEIPIEEELPKRKRRNKRPWHGDACTSDINKHSKIRIGKKPFKSSKNRKGFSTSTHVTSQEEIHTKEKAVHQNRSKKQEGNQTERGRNNSDVPQGGDLNIIPVDPEKVTGMRMEKCSQCAKTFSSKSKLTVHQRTHTGEKPYQCLECGKSFSVSSGLTAHRRIHTGEKPYKCFECGKCFSGSKTLTIHQRTHSGEKPYKCAECGKSFSKSSHLNLHHRTHTGEKPYKCLVCGKCFSQTSHLSLHQRSHTGDKPYECWECGKSFRDRGELIYHQRTHTGEKPYKCLECGKGFIKNSVLTVHLRTHSGEKPYKCLQCGKSFRRSTHLTGHQRTHTGEKPYKCLECGKSFSWSSNLTEHQRIHTGEKPYTCLECGKSFSMSSSLTAHQRTHTGEKPYKCSECGKTFSKRGSLTVHQRIHTGEKPYKCLDCGNSFSERAKLAVHQRIHTGEKPYKCLECGKSFNQRANLAVHQRIHTGEKPYKCLECGKSFSQSANLAVHKRIHIGEKTYKCLECGNGFIRSASLTLHQRTHTGEKPYKCLECGKSFRQSSDLTVHRRTHTGEKPYTCWMCAKSFSKSSSLTFHQRTHTGDKPYKCLECGKNFCKRSNLTFHQRTHTGETPYKCLQCGNSFSNRAKFVVHQRIHTGEKPYKCFECRESFSERATLTVHQRTHTGEKPYKCLVCGKSFCKRSSLTFHQRTHTGETPYKCLECGKSFTQRANLAVHQRIHTGEKPYKCLECGKSFTQRANLAVHQRIHTGEKPYKCLECEKSFCKRSSLTVHQSIHTGEKPYKCLECGKSFRQRSDLTVHQRIHTGEKPYKCLECGKSFRQRSDLTVHQRIHTGEKPYKCLECGKSFRQRSDLTVHQIIHTGEKSYKHLAYRKSFSQHASLTMCEII
- the LOC136640311 gene encoding zinc finger protein 585A-like isoform X3 gives rise to the protein MLDIKEVMFRDWDGSVRQEGSPALGWRTQADHSQDCDPHEIPIEEELPKRKRRNKRPWHGDACTSDINKHSKIRIGKKPFKSSKNRKGFSTSTHVTSQEEIHTKEKAVHQNRSKKQEGNQTERGRNNSDVPQGGDLNIIPVDPEKVTGMRMEKCSQCAKTFSSKSKLTVHQRTHTGEKPYQCLECGKSFSVSSGLTAHRRIHTGEKPYKCFECGKCFSGSKTLTIHQRTHSGEKPYKCAECGKSFSKSSHLNLHHRTHTGEKPYKCLVCGKCFSQTSHLSLHQRSHTGDKPYECWECGKSFRDRGELIYHQRTHTGEKPYKCLECGKGFIKNSVLTVHLRTHSGEKPYKCLQCGKSFRRSTHLTGHQRTHTGEKPYKCLECGKSFSMSSSLTAHQRTHTGEKPYKCSECGKTFSKRGSLTVHQRIHTGEKPYKCLDCGNSFSERAKLAVHQRIHTGEKPYKCLECGKSFNQRANLAVHQRIHTGEKPYKCLECGKSFSQSANLAVHKRIHIGEKTYKCLECGNGFIRSASLTLHQRTHTGEKPYKCLECGKSFRQSSDLTVHRRTHTGEKPYTCWMCAKSFSKSSSLTFHQRTHTGDKPYKCLECGKNFCKRSNLTFHQRTHTGETPYKCLQCGNSFSNRAKFVVHQRIHTGEKPYKCFECRESFSERATLTVHQRTHTGEKPYKCLVCGKSFCKRSSLTFHQRTHTGETPYKCLECGKSFTQRANLAVHQRIHTGEKPYKCLECGKSFTQRANLAVHQRIHTGEKPYKCLECEKSFCKRSSLTVHQSIHTGEKPYKCLECGKSFRQRSDLTVHQRIHTGEKPYKCLECGKSFRQRSDLTVHQRIHTGEKPYKCLECGKSFRQRSDLTVHQIIHTGEKSYKHLAYRKSFSQHASLTMCEII